The following proteins come from a genomic window of Aspergillus luchuensis IFO 4308 DNA, chromosome 3, nearly complete sequence:
- a CDS encoding uncharacterized protein (COG:I;~EggNog:ENOG410PVRU), whose product MVWRIESNFRRNEDEGPRAYIQTYPKTSVSAEEIHELISEKLPPYKRLSGGLSFIEKIPRNAVCTIPCHCIVLHDLQILTILFVIVRQGVAQ is encoded by the coding sequence ATGGTTTGGAGGATTGAATCTAACTTCCGCAGAAACGAGGACGAGGGTCCCCGGGCCTATATCCAGACGTACCCCAAGACCTCCGTGTCCGCCGAGGAGATCCATGAGCTCATCTCGGAGAAGCTACCTCCATACAAACGTCTGTCAGGCGGTCTCTCGTTCATTGAAAAGATTCCTCGGAACGCGGTATGCACTATTCCTTGCCATTGTATTGTTCTCCATGATCTGCAAATTCTGACCATACTGTTCGTGATAGTCCGGCAAGGTGTTGCGCAGTGA
- a CDS encoding uncharacterized protein (COG:S;~EggNog:ENOG410PP0S;~InterPro:IPR037401,IPR032710;~PFAM:PF13577), whose translation MVYNITEKETQPTIWSHINGSEGDILDRYCVSELCKGWPVYRDASEWNHYRHLFVDKGAFVFTTWSGGLPIDDFIQTSIKGRANGDHIMHRENGTLVDLNPTTGRAIGKMKATITQRFNWDGVEFDVECDCRFINFCLKQGGDWKVVYIKLFYEKDRVTPADGQTVPKFDRAELEKYPKGYQYLAVAQAKLGHPILNDLPTMNNKAFYKLYEAMDAWMEARPVGDLLEIPKEASPRY comes from the exons ATGGTCTACAATATCACCGAGAAAGAAACGCAGCCTACTATTTGGAGCCACATCAATGGCTCCGAGGGCGATATCCTCGATCGCTATTGCGTTTCCGAGCTCTGCAAGGGTTGGCCAGTATATCGCGACGCCTCCGAATGGAACCACTACCGCCATCTCTTTGTCGACAAGGGCGCTTTTGTCTTCACTA CCTGGAGTGGCGGACTCCCCATAGACGATTTCATCCAGACATCCATCAAGGGACGCGCCAACGGAGACCACATCATGCATCGCGAAAACGGCACGCTCGTTGACCTGAACCCGACTACCGGTCGCGCCATCGGTAAAATGAAGGCCACCATCACTCAACGCTTCAACTGGGACGGAGTCGAGTTTGACGTCGAGTGTGATTGCCGCTTCATAAACTTCTGTCTGAAACAAGGCGGAGATTGGAAAGTAGTATACATAAAATTGTTCTACGAGAAGGATCGCGTCACACCTGCAGATGGTCAGACGGTGCCGAAATTTGACCgggcggagttggagaaATACCCCAAGGGATACCAGTATCTGGCGGTGGCGCAGGCCAAGCTGGGCCACCCTATCTTGAACGATTTGCCGACGATGAACAACAAGGCGTTTTACAAGTTGTATGAGGCAATGGATGCGTGGATGGAGGCCCGACCGGTCGGAGATCTACTGGAGATTCCCAAGGAAGCGTCGCCACGGTATTGA